The proteins below come from a single Fodinicola acaciae genomic window:
- a CDS encoding TetR/AcrR family transcriptional regulator, whose product MVNWEKVGEPARTARAALSYDAVAAAGVEVADTQGLDAVTMRRIAEQLGAGAMSLYRYVDSRDDLIALMVDRASAEAAVPARTGDWRVDLTGAAQAVRRMNLRHPWLTRLTLGADALGPNALAMTEAVLTLLDGHGLDIDEMQEAWRTVMAFVSGYVAAEVRRPPASDAEPSFLRTMLASGRYPLATKALLSAGPPADPDAAFRRHLGFVLDGLARTFFER is encoded by the coding sequence ATGGTCAACTGGGAAAAGGTCGGCGAGCCGGCCAGGACGGCACGAGCAGCGCTGTCGTACGACGCGGTCGCCGCGGCCGGCGTCGAGGTCGCGGACACGCAGGGCCTTGACGCGGTGACGATGCGCAGGATCGCCGAGCAGCTGGGCGCCGGCGCGATGTCGCTCTATCGCTACGTGGACAGCCGCGACGACCTGATCGCGCTGATGGTCGACCGCGCCAGCGCGGAGGCCGCCGTGCCGGCGCGTACGGGTGACTGGCGTGTCGATCTCACCGGCGCCGCGCAGGCCGTCCGCCGGATGAACCTGCGCCACCCGTGGCTGACCCGGCTCACGCTCGGCGCCGACGCCTTGGGTCCCAACGCGCTGGCGATGACCGAGGCCGTGCTGACGCTGCTGGACGGCCATGGCCTGGACATCGACGAGATGCAGGAGGCATGGCGTACCGTCATGGCCTTCGTCTCCGGCTACGTCGCCGCCGAGGTACGCCGGCCGCCGGCCAGCGACGCCGAGCCGTCATTCCTGCGGACGATGCTCGCCTCGGGCCGCTATCCGCTGGCCACCAAGGCACTGCTCAGCGCCGGCCCGCCGGCCGACCCCGACGCGGCCTTCCGCCGCCACCTCGGCTTCGTGCTGGACGGCCTCGCGCGTACGTTCTTCGAGCGCTGA
- a CDS encoding PQQ-binding-like beta-propeller repeat protein, with protein sequence MRTRLAAAAIAVGLTAAGCTSFGLGEPTQEGPAASWTLPTAGDLYAAGTTFVHSGDQLSGISPSGRTLWSRPKTTDGRIWIVGALVVTQRSKSDVVEVIEAATGRTRWRIDAPTADWVAVSQTAVYEYKCGDTCTTTARDVNDGRPLWTIQGAKIQEDRIGTREPYAPTVGPYLLMVSGTEYFLVDGRTGRRLARSLPPNEAAWYQIPVANTVVYTDNDPESSDRRCTVALKALDGTTGATKWSGNVFSGTKADDTCEKALNGGYHSGWLIISDGTRIAALTDSGRPQLFDLATGKTVWSGARPGVPIDMDAHSMLVRAQFDTGNLALLDTATGRQRWTAPDPGLEGTSASWQTRVTGGLVAVSASQQKSGYKAAAVVVYDAKTGRELLRRDGWLAGAGDNWVAITHSDKKDVSRTVTDFIRV encoded by the coding sequence ATGCGTACGAGACTCGCCGCTGCCGCGATCGCGGTCGGCCTGACCGCTGCCGGATGCACCAGTTTTGGCCTGGGAGAGCCAACTCAGGAAGGCCCGGCGGCGTCGTGGACGCTGCCGACAGCTGGCGATCTGTACGCCGCGGGCACGACTTTCGTGCATTCAGGTGATCAGCTGAGCGGCATTTCCCCATCCGGCCGCACGTTGTGGAGCCGGCCGAAGACGACCGACGGTCGCATCTGGATCGTCGGCGCTCTGGTCGTGACGCAACGATCCAAATCCGACGTCGTCGAGGTGATCGAAGCGGCCACCGGCCGTACGCGCTGGCGGATCGACGCGCCCACGGCCGACTGGGTCGCCGTGTCGCAGACGGCGGTTTACGAGTACAAATGTGGCGACACCTGCACGACGACCGCCAGGGACGTCAACGACGGCCGTCCACTGTGGACGATCCAGGGCGCGAAGATCCAGGAGGACCGGATCGGCACCCGCGAGCCGTACGCGCCGACGGTTGGACCGTATCTGCTGATGGTCAGCGGTACGGAATACTTCCTGGTCGACGGCCGGACCGGCCGGCGGTTGGCCAGGAGCCTTCCGCCAAACGAGGCGGCCTGGTATCAGATCCCGGTCGCAAACACCGTGGTTTACACCGACAACGACCCGGAGTCGTCCGACCGCCGTTGCACCGTCGCGCTCAAGGCATTGGACGGCACCACCGGCGCGACGAAATGGTCCGGCAACGTCTTCAGCGGCACCAAAGCGGATGACACCTGCGAGAAAGCGCTCAACGGTGGATACCACAGCGGTTGGCTGATCATCAGCGACGGGACCCGTATCGCCGCGCTGACCGACTCCGGCAGGCCACAGCTTTTCGACCTTGCGACTGGAAAAACCGTGTGGTCCGGTGCGCGGCCAGGTGTGCCTATCGACATGGACGCGCATTCGATGCTCGTACGCGCACAGTTTGACACCGGCAACCTCGCGCTGCTCGACACGGCGACCGGACGGCAGCGGTGGACCGCGCCGGATCCCGGCCTGGAGGGCACGTCGGCCAGCTGGCAGACGCGGGTGACCGGCGGCCTGGTCGCGGTGAGCGCGAGCCAGCAGAAGAGCGGCTACAAGGCCGCGGCGGTCGTCGTCTACGACGCGAAGACCGGCCGCGAGCTGCTCCGTCGCGACGGCTGGCTGGCCGGCGCCGGCGACAACTGGGTCGCGATCACGCACAGCGACAAGAAGGATGTCAGCAGGACCGTGACGGACTTCATCCGCGTTTGA
- a CDS encoding helix-turn-helix transcriptional regulator, whose protein sequence is MSETIYNRIAMLRAERGMSRRQLADALGVHYQTIGYLERGEYSPSLYLALKIAEHFDVAVEVVFSTAPFPRIGGASRPA, encoded by the coding sequence ATGAGCGAGACGATCTACAACCGGATCGCCATGCTGCGCGCCGAGCGCGGGATGTCGCGGCGGCAGCTGGCCGACGCGCTCGGCGTGCACTATCAGACGATCGGCTATCTGGAGCGCGGCGAATACAGCCCCAGCCTCTATCTGGCGCTGAAGATCGCCGAGCACTTCGACGTGGCCGTCGAGGTCGTCTTCTCCACCGCACCGTTCCCACGTATCGGCGGCGCCTCCCGCCCCGCCTAG
- the ccsB gene encoding c-type cytochrome biogenesis protein CcsB has product MPAETAVASLSDNLLVATILTYVAAMLAYGVEYAFGARASRKAAPAKVLAGVGGGSVEEAPVSPPVGADVTAQPSSPIPSNAGRIAVVVTILGGALHVATLVTRAIAADRVPWGNMYEYALTVCFVAVVAWLVVLTRQRSVRHLGVFVMLPVVLLLGLAGTVLYTPVVPLVPALNSYWLWIHVSAATIASGIFMTGFAASALYLIRYYFEKRTLAGKSLSFPLTLGPRLPSAEALERTTFRVIAFAFPIWTFAIICGAIWAEAAWSRYWGWDPKETWAFISWVVYAAYLHARSTTGWKGPKSAWIAVIGWGTMMMNLFGVNLVISGLHSYAGLQ; this is encoded by the coding sequence ATGCCAGCTGAGACCGCCGTGGCCAGCCTGTCGGACAACCTGCTGGTCGCGACGATCCTGACGTACGTGGCGGCGATGCTCGCGTACGGCGTCGAATACGCGTTCGGCGCACGCGCCAGTCGCAAGGCTGCGCCGGCAAAAGTGCTCGCCGGTGTCGGCGGCGGCTCGGTCGAGGAAGCGCCGGTCTCACCGCCGGTCGGCGCCGACGTTACGGCACAGCCGTCGTCGCCGATCCCGTCCAACGCCGGCAGGATCGCTGTCGTTGTCACGATTCTCGGCGGCGCGCTGCACGTGGCGACGCTGGTGACCCGCGCGATCGCGGCCGACCGGGTGCCGTGGGGAAACATGTACGAGTACGCGCTGACCGTGTGCTTCGTCGCGGTCGTCGCGTGGCTGGTGGTGCTGACCCGGCAGCGGTCGGTGCGCCATCTCGGCGTTTTCGTGATGCTGCCGGTGGTTTTGCTCCTCGGCCTGGCCGGCACGGTGCTCTACACACCGGTCGTGCCGCTGGTGCCGGCGCTCAACTCCTACTGGCTGTGGATCCACGTCAGCGCGGCGACCATCGCCAGCGGCATCTTCATGACCGGTTTCGCCGCCAGCGCTCTCTATCTGATCCGCTACTACTTTGAAAAGCGTACGCTTGCTGGAAAGTCGCTCTCGTTTCCGCTGACTTTGGGGCCACGCCTGCCATCCGCTGAGGCCCTGGAGCGGACGACCTTCCGCGTCATCGCGTTTGCCTTCCCGATCTGGACCTTCGCCATCATCTGCGGCGCGATCTGGGCCGAGGCGGCCTGGTCGCGCTACTGGGGCTGGGACCCGAAGGAGACCTGGGCCTTCATCTCGTGGGTCGTCTACGCCGCATACCTGCACGCCCGGTCGACCACCGGCTGGAAAGGCCCGAAGTCCGCGTGGATCGCGGTCATCGGCTGGGGCACGATGATGATGAACCTGTTCGGCGTCAACCTGGTCATCTCCGGCCTGCACTCCTACGCCGGCCTGCAATAG
- a CDS encoding cytochrome c biogenesis CcdA family protein: MNAAATVASGPLIVALALAATAGLLSFLSPCVLPLVPGYVSYVTGLAGADLDAATGVDPSGNTVTRTGNATKVRGRVLLGSALFVVGFTAVFTVLSAAASTIGIVLLDYAPILQRVVGALIVVMGLAFLGLIPGLDKTVRLRWLPASGLVGAPVLGAVFALGWLPCTGPTLAAVLGLATTSGSVGRGAMLAAAYGLGLGIPFVLFGLGFRRLIGALAFVRRHSVWVTRIGGAMLVVVGLLLLLGGWDPVVIWLRSWLPPGEIPL; the protein is encoded by the coding sequence GTGAACGCGGCCGCCACCGTCGCCAGTGGACCGCTGATCGTCGCGCTCGCGCTCGCCGCGACCGCCGGCCTGCTGTCCTTTCTCTCGCCGTGCGTCCTGCCGCTGGTGCCGGGATACGTGTCGTACGTGACCGGCCTGGCCGGCGCCGACCTCGACGCGGCGACCGGTGTCGACCCCAGCGGCAACACGGTGACGCGCACCGGAAACGCGACAAAAGTACGCGGCCGCGTGCTGCTCGGCAGCGCGTTGTTCGTCGTCGGTTTCACCGCGGTTTTCACGGTCCTGTCGGCCGCGGCCAGCACCATCGGCATCGTTTTGCTTGACTACGCACCGATTCTGCAGCGCGTGGTCGGTGCGCTGATCGTCGTGATGGGGCTGGCGTTCCTCGGCCTGATCCCCGGCCTGGACAAGACCGTGCGGTTGCGCTGGCTGCCGGCCTCAGGACTGGTCGGCGCGCCGGTGCTCGGAGCGGTTTTCGCGCTCGGCTGGCTGCCATGCACCGGACCGACGCTGGCCGCGGTGCTCGGACTGGCCACGACCAGCGGATCGGTCGGCCGCGGCGCGATGCTGGCCGCCGCGTACGGTCTCGGCCTCGGCATTCCTTTCGTCTTGTTCGGCCTGGGTTTCCGCCGGCTGATCGGCGCGCTCGCGTTCGTCCGCCGGCACAGCGTGTGGGTCACCAGGATCGGCGGCGCGATGCTGGTCGTGGTCGGCCTGCTTCTTCTGCTCGGTGGCTGGGATCCGGTGGTGATCTGGCTGCGCAGCTGGCTGCCGCCTGGGGAGATTCCGTTATGA
- a CDS encoding heavy metal translocating P-type ATPase, with protein sequence MTTTQPDAVDLAIVGMTCASCANRVERKLNKLDGVTATVNYATETAHVEFPPTVTVGDLVGQVQAAGYDARPPELSEDETAPLRRRLLTSLAFSVPVVALSMVPAVQFAYWQWLVLALATPVVLWGAWPFHRAAAVNLRHGAATMDTLISMGVIVAYAWSLYALCFTAAGEPGMRMEFSLFRAGGEEIYLEVAAGVTTFILAGRFFEARAKRRAGSALRALLDLGAKEVTVRRDGDEVRVPIASLTVGDEFVVRPGEKVATDGVVVDGRSAVDASMLTGESVPVEVEVGDNVVGATVNAGGRLVVRATRIGADTQLAQMAKLVTEAQNGKAAIQRLADRISGIFVPIVIGLAAFTMLEWWVTGNGVVPGITAAVAVLIIACPCALGLATPTALLVGTGRGAQLGILIKGPEVLESTRKVDTIVLDKTGTVTTGRMSVVEVSGDVLRLAGAVEAASEHPIAAAIAAKAREAGPLPEVTDFVALPGIGVRGTVEGHEVTIGRAASDVACTVVAVTVDGEPAGTISVADTVKPSSAQAVARLRKLGLRPILLTGDNELVAKAVAAEVGIDEVIAGVLPAGKVDAIRKLQEAGRVVAMVGDGVNDAAALATADLGLAMGTGTDAAIESADLTLVRGDLLVAADAIRLSRRTLGIIKGNLFWAFAYNVAALPVAAFGLLNPLVAGAAMALSSLFVVTNSLRLRRFR encoded by the coding sequence ATGACCACCACGCAGCCGGACGCGGTCGACCTGGCCATCGTCGGGATGACCTGCGCGTCCTGCGCCAACCGGGTCGAACGCAAGCTCAACAAGCTCGACGGCGTGACCGCGACCGTCAACTACGCGACCGAAACCGCGCACGTCGAGTTTCCGCCGACCGTCACCGTCGGCGACCTCGTCGGCCAGGTGCAGGCGGCCGGATACGACGCACGGCCGCCGGAGCTGTCCGAGGACGAGACGGCTCCGCTGCGCCGGCGTTTGTTGACATCGCTGGCATTCTCGGTGCCGGTCGTCGCGTTGTCGATGGTGCCGGCAGTCCAGTTCGCCTATTGGCAATGGCTCGTCCTCGCGCTCGCGACGCCGGTCGTGCTGTGGGGTGCCTGGCCGTTTCACCGTGCCGCCGCGGTGAATCTGCGCCATGGCGCCGCGACGATGGACACGCTCATCTCGATGGGGGTCATCGTCGCGTACGCCTGGTCGCTCTATGCGCTGTGCTTCACCGCGGCCGGCGAGCCCGGCATGCGGATGGAGTTTTCGCTTTTCCGCGCCGGCGGCGAGGAAATCTATCTCGAAGTCGCCGCGGGAGTGACGACGTTCATCCTGGCCGGCCGCTTCTTCGAGGCACGCGCCAAGCGGCGCGCCGGCTCGGCATTGCGCGCATTGCTCGATCTCGGCGCGAAAGAGGTGACCGTACGCCGTGATGGCGACGAGGTGCGCGTGCCGATCGCGTCGCTGACCGTCGGCGACGAGTTTGTCGTGCGGCCAGGGGAAAAGGTCGCCACCGACGGTGTCGTGGTCGACGGCCGTTCGGCGGTCGACGCGAGCATGCTGACCGGCGAGAGCGTGCCGGTCGAGGTCGAGGTCGGCGACAACGTCGTCGGCGCGACGGTCAATGCCGGCGGACGTTTGGTCGTACGCGCGACCCGGATCGGTGCCGACACACAGCTGGCGCAGATGGCGAAGCTGGTCACCGAGGCACAGAACGGAAAAGCCGCGATCCAGCGGCTCGCCGACCGGATTTCCGGGATATTCGTGCCGATCGTGATCGGCCTCGCGGCATTCACAATGTTGGAGTGGTGGGTCACCGGAAACGGTGTGGTGCCCGGCATCACCGCCGCGGTCGCGGTGCTGATCATCGCGTGTCCGTGTGCGCTGGGTCTGGCGACGCCGACGGCGCTGCTGGTCGGTACGGGTCGGGGTGCGCAGCTCGGCATCCTGATCAAAGGCCCGGAAGTGCTGGAATCCACCCGTAAAGTCGACACTATCGTGCTCGACAAGACCGGCACCGTGACCACCGGCAGGATGTCGGTCGTCGAGGTCTCCGGCGATGTGCTGCGGCTGGCCGGTGCGGTCGAGGCGGCCTCCGAGCATCCGATCGCGGCGGCGATCGCGGCCAAGGCACGCGAAGCCGGACCATTGCCGGAAGTGACGGATTTCGTTGCGCTGCCAGGCATCGGCGTACGCGGCACGGTCGAAGGTCACGAGGTCACCATCGGCCGAGCCGCATCGGATGTCGCGTGCACAGTCGTCGCGGTGACCGTCGACGGCGAGCCGGCCGGCACCATCTCGGTCGCCGACACGGTCAAACCGTCGTCGGCGCAAGCCGTTGCACGGCTGCGAAAACTCGGTCTGCGGCCGATCCTGTTGACCGGTGACAACGAGCTGGTCGCGAAGGCGGTGGCGGCCGAGGTCGGCATCGACGAGGTGATCGCCGGCGTGCTGCCGGCCGGAAAGGTCGACGCCATCCGGAAACTGCAGGAGGCGGGCCGGGTCGTCGCGATGGTCGGCGACGGCGTCAACGACGCGGCGGCGCTCGCGACGGCCGACCTCGGGTTGGCGATGGGGACGGGCACGGACGCCGCCATCGAGTCGGCGGATCTCACGCTCGTACGCGGTGACCTGCTGGTCGCCGCCGACGCGATCCGGCTCTCCCGCCGTACGCTCGGCATCATCAAGGGCAACCTGTTCTGGGCCTTCGCCTACAACGTGGCCGCCCTGCCGGTCGCCGCGTTCGGCCTGCTCAACCCGCTGGTCGCCGGCGCCGCGATGGCGCTGTCCAGCCTGTTCGTGGTGACCAACAGCCTGCGCCTGCGCCGCTTCCGCTGA
- a CDS encoding TlpA family protein disulfide reductase has protein sequence MRRRMLFAIAAAGLLGGCATGTDAVNQSAGGEKGFVPGQSSRQQWPIGKRVGAPAISGETLTGGSLDLSSMRGKVVVLNFWGQWCAPCRAEAGDLERVYQATAAKGVQFVGVNIRDTKDKAAAFQRTNGVTYPSLYDPYGRVAVRFRQTPPTTIPATIVIDRAGRVAALFRDAVLESELRPVVLAVAGEKP, from the coding sequence ATGCGCCGAAGGATGCTATTCGCGATCGCAGCGGCCGGACTGCTGGGCGGCTGCGCGACCGGCACCGACGCGGTCAACCAGAGCGCTGGCGGCGAGAAAGGTTTCGTGCCCGGCCAGTCGTCGCGGCAACAGTGGCCGATCGGCAAGCGGGTCGGGGCCCCGGCGATCAGCGGTGAGACCCTGACCGGTGGCTCGCTCGACCTGTCGTCGATGCGCGGCAAGGTCGTCGTACTCAACTTCTGGGGTCAGTGGTGCGCGCCGTGTCGCGCCGAGGCCGGCGACCTGGAGCGGGTCTACCAGGCGACCGCGGCCAAAGGCGTACAGTTCGTCGGGGTCAACATCCGTGACACCAAAGACAAGGCGGCCGCCTTCCAGCGTACGAACGGCGTCACCTATCCGAGCCTCTACGACCCGTACGGCCGAGTGGCGGTGCGGTTTCGGCAGACGCCGCCGACGACGATCCCGGCGACCATCGTCATCGACCGCGCCGGCCGCGTCGCGGCGCTGTTCCGCGACGCCGTGCTGGAGTCGGAGCTGCGGCCGGTCGTGCTCGCGGTCGCCGGTGAAAAGCCGTGA
- a CDS encoding MDR family MFS transporter, translating to MTEAPKNIRWILLGVLLAAVLSVLDNAIVGTSMPTIVRELGGLDLISWVVTVYLLATAVSTPLWGKAGDLYGRKQVFLTAVAVFLVGSMLTGLSQSMPQLIGFRILQGIGAGGMAASAYALIGALVPPRERGRYQGMVAIFMVVGNVGGPLVGGLVTQYLGWRWAFYLNLPVGLVALVWCQVMLRLPHTRSKARVDWIGTALLSVTITAVVLAATWAGSTYAWMSWQILSLAAVGVLGLALFLFSQTKAEEPVIPLRVFTGSRNFPLAMVMIVTGGAGMFGVSLYVPLFQQAVQGANAAYSGLLLVPLVIPVAVVAQVTGKIMSRTGRYKIFPVVGAVSMAVGLGLLSTMTPATSTWTTAGFLVLVGIGSGALGTMTMVIAQNSVDLRDIGVASSTMALVQIVGGALGVAVFGSIFTRAVQGQVAYQQAVSDGVTRIALVAALSCVVAFVASLFVREVALRGAPAAPAPEKPVPAAR from the coding sequence TTGACGGAAGCACCAAAGAACATCCGCTGGATTCTGCTCGGCGTGCTCCTGGCCGCCGTGCTGTCCGTGCTCGACAACGCGATCGTCGGCACGTCGATGCCGACGATCGTCCGCGAGCTCGGTGGTCTGGACCTGATCTCGTGGGTCGTGACCGTCTATCTGCTCGCCACCGCGGTCTCCACGCCGCTGTGGGGGAAGGCGGGTGACCTGTACGGCCGCAAGCAGGTCTTCCTGACCGCCGTCGCGGTCTTCCTGGTCGGCTCGATGCTGACCGGCCTGTCGCAGTCGATGCCGCAGCTGATCGGCTTCCGGATCCTGCAGGGGATCGGTGCCGGCGGCATGGCGGCCAGTGCGTACGCCCTGATCGGCGCGCTCGTGCCGCCGCGCGAGCGCGGCCGCTATCAGGGGATGGTGGCGATCTTCATGGTCGTCGGCAACGTCGGCGGACCGCTGGTCGGCGGCCTGGTGACGCAGTATCTCGGCTGGCGGTGGGCCTTCTATCTGAACCTGCCGGTCGGCCTGGTGGCGCTGGTCTGGTGCCAGGTCATGCTGCGGCTGCCGCACACGCGGTCGAAGGCGCGCGTCGACTGGATCGGCACCGCGCTGCTCAGCGTGACCATCACCGCGGTCGTGCTGGCCGCCACCTGGGCCGGCTCGACGTACGCGTGGATGTCGTGGCAGATCCTGTCGCTGGCCGCCGTCGGTGTGCTGGGGCTGGCGCTGTTCCTGTTTTCTCAGACCAAAGCCGAGGAGCCGGTGATCCCGCTGCGGGTCTTCACCGGTTCGCGCAACTTTCCGCTCGCCATGGTGATGATCGTGACCGGTGGTGCCGGCATGTTCGGCGTGTCGTTGTACGTGCCGCTGTTCCAGCAGGCCGTGCAGGGCGCCAACGCGGCGTACTCGGGGCTGCTGCTCGTGCCGCTGGTCATTCCGGTCGCGGTGGTCGCGCAGGTCACCGGCAAGATCATGAGCAGGACCGGTCGCTACAAGATCTTTCCGGTGGTGGGTGCGGTCAGCATGGCCGTCGGCCTCGGCCTGCTGTCGACGATGACGCCGGCGACCTCCACCTGGACGACCGCCGGGTTTCTCGTACTGGTCGGCATCGGCTCCGGCGCGCTCGGCACGATGACCATGGTGATCGCGCAGAACAGCGTGGATCTGCGCGACATCGGCGTCGCGTCATCGACCATGGCGCTGGTGCAGATCGTCGGTGGCGCGCTCGGCGTGGCCGTCTTCGGCTCGATTTTCACGCGTGCCGTGCAAGGCCAGGTGGCATACCAGCAGGCCGTGAGCGATGGTGTCACGCGGATCGCCCTGGTCGCCGCGCTCTCCTGCGTGGTCGCCTTCGTGGCGTCCCTTTTCGTTCGCGAGGTCGCCCTGCGCGGCGCACCTGCCGCGCCGGCTCCTGAGAAGCCCGTCCCCGCCGCTCGCTGA
- a CDS encoding metal-sensitive transcriptional regulator — translation MTPGYTDDKAKILARLKRIEGQVRGLQRMVDEDTYCIDVLTQVSATTRALQAVALELLDDHLGHCVHDAIASGGEDAAAKVKEATDAIARLVKS, via the coding sequence ATGACACCGGGTTACACAGACGACAAGGCGAAGATCCTGGCGCGCCTCAAGCGCATCGAGGGACAGGTCCGCGGCCTGCAGCGGATGGTCGACGAGGACACCTACTGCATCGACGTGCTGACCCAGGTGTCCGCGACGACCCGCGCGCTGCAGGCCGTCGCGCTGGAGCTGCTCGACGACCACCTCGGCCACTGCGTGCACGACGCGATCGCCTCCGGTGGCGAGGACGCGGCCGCCAAGGTCAAGGAAGCCACCGACGCCATCGCCCGTCTCGTCAAGTCCTGA
- a CDS encoding heavy-metal-associated domain-containing protein — protein sequence MTTSTFTVSGMTCEHCVRSVTEEISELDGVRDVRVDLPSGAVTVDSEQPLEAAAVRAAVDEAGYQLVEP from the coding sequence ATGACCACCAGCACCTTCACCGTGTCCGGCATGACCTGCGAACACTGCGTACGGTCGGTGACCGAGGAGATCAGCGAGCTCGACGGCGTGCGGGACGTACGCGTCGACCTGCCCTCCGGTGCCGTCACGGTCGACTCGGAGCAGCCGCTGGAGGCCGCCGCGGTCCGCGCCGCCGTCGACGAGGCCGGTTATCAGCTGGTGGAGCCATGA
- the resB gene encoding cytochrome c biogenesis protein ResB: MSLDTLSTAPAPVEPAPKNPRGKTLLLRWWRQLTSMRTALVLLFLLALAAVPGSLLPQYNLNPDKVRQYLTDHPQLGPVLDKIGAYDVFGSPWFAAIYLLLFVSLVGCLIPRIRLHLKALRQAPPPAPKYLDRMRHHAEIADLDVTSDELARQLRRNRWRTVVRENGDKVEISAEKGYLRETGNLVFHISLLLMLIGVASGALWGWNGNVLVNEGDGFCDTLQQYDSYNLGRDITDTDLPPFCVKLDKYSDAYLPNGQAISFAADITYDNGAGGPGKHARIEVNEPLRFDGARVYLIDHGYTPVLEYKDKYGQTFTSSTAFIPQDPNFSSSGVAVFADANQKPGSARTPNVEVAFQGIFTPTTPAQGPKVASQGPALKSPGITLAAYRGDTGLSSGIPKSVYTLDQSQIDRGKLTLVGSKFLRPGQRWDLGDGSTLTFKTVKKWAGIRVDSNPGQTLVLVAAILIVAGLLCSLAIRRRRVWLRLSPAGGGRTDLQAGGLSRTDAAEFATEFDRLVEQISQRGKDKADAS, translated from the coding sequence ATGAGTCTTGACACTCTCTCCACCGCGCCGGCTCCGGTCGAGCCAGCGCCGAAAAACCCGCGCGGAAAGACGTTGCTGCTGCGGTGGTGGCGCCAGCTCACCAGCATGCGTACGGCGCTCGTTTTGCTTTTCCTGCTGGCGCTCGCCGCTGTGCCGGGATCGCTGCTGCCGCAATACAATCTCAACCCCGACAAGGTCCGGCAATATCTCACCGACCATCCGCAGCTCGGTCCGGTGCTGGACAAGATCGGCGCGTACGACGTCTTCGGCTCGCCCTGGTTCGCGGCGATCTACCTGCTGCTTTTCGTGTCGCTGGTCGGCTGCCTGATCCCGCGCATCCGGCTGCACCTCAAAGCGCTGCGGCAGGCTCCGCCGCCGGCGCCGAAATATCTCGACCGGATGCGTCATCACGCGGAGATCGCCGATCTGGACGTGACATCCGACGAGCTGGCCCGGCAGCTGCGGCGCAACCGCTGGCGCACCGTCGTACGCGAAAACGGCGACAAGGTCGAGATCTCCGCGGAAAAGGGTTACCTGCGCGAAACCGGCAACCTGGTCTTCCACATCTCGTTGCTGCTCATGCTGATCGGCGTCGCCTCCGGCGCGCTTTGGGGCTGGAACGGCAATGTGCTGGTCAACGAGGGCGACGGATTCTGCGACACGCTGCAGCAGTACGACTCCTACAACCTCGGTCGCGACATCACCGACACCGACCTGCCGCCTTTCTGCGTGAAGCTGGACAAATACAGCGACGCATACCTGCCCAACGGCCAGGCGATCAGCTTCGCCGCCGACATCACGTATGACAACGGCGCCGGCGGTCCCGGCAAACACGCGAGGATCGAGGTCAACGAGCCACTGCGGTTCGACGGCGCGCGCGTCTACCTGATCGACCACGGCTACACGCCGGTGCTGGAATACAAGGACAAGTACGGCCAGACCTTCACCTCCTCGACCGCGTTCATCCCGCAGGACCCCAACTTCTCCTCCTCTGGTGTGGCGGTTTTCGCCGACGCCAACCAAAAACCAGGCAGCGCGCGTACGCCCAACGTCGAGGTCGCCTTCCAGGGCATCTTCACGCCGACCACGCCGGCGCAGGGACCCAAGGTCGCCTCGCAGGGGCCGGCGCTGAAGTCGCCGGGCATCACGCTGGCCGCCTATCGCGGCGACACCGGACTGTCTTCCGGCATCCCGAAATCGGTCTACACACTCGACCAAAGCCAGATCGACCGCGGCAAACTCACGCTGGTCGGCTCGAAGTTCCTGCGGCCAGGCCAACGCTGGGACCTCGGCGACGGCAGCACGCTCACGTTCAAGACGGTCAAGAAATGGGCCGGCATCCGGGTCGACAGCAACCCCGGCCAGACACTCGTACTGGTCGCGGCCATTCTCATCGTCGCCGGCCTGCTCTGCTCGCTGGCGATCCGGCGGCGCCGGGTGTGGCTGCGGCTCTCGCCGGCCGGCGGCGGACGCACCGACCTACAAGCCGGCGGACTCTCGCGCACCGACGCGGCCGAGTTCGCCACCGAGTTCGACCGTCTGGTCGAGCAGATATCCCAGCGCGGGAAGGACAAAGCCGATGCCAGCTGA